In Aspergillus flavus chromosome 3, complete sequence, one genomic interval encodes:
- a CDS encoding polyketide synthase, with protein MQLPIDEATPLENGHTETAASNNKSIAIVGIGCRFPGDISSPSELWDFLAEERSAAGKVPKSRFNADSFHGSKDEPSTTVALGGCFLQEDIRNFDNQFFGIHNREAADMDPQQRKLLEVVFESFESAGVTLDDVSGANVGCYVASFTPDFIAMQTKDVENMTRFTHLGMGATLLGNRISHVFNMKGPSCVVDTACSSSFYALHMACSALENGECDAAVVAGVNLIQTPEVHVGTSLGGVLSPASKCQTFDSSADGYARADGVGALYIKRLDDAIRDKDAIRSIIRSTAVNSNGRTPGISQPSVDGQEAVIRKAYARAGLNPRETAYVEVHGTGTSVGDPIEVEGLSRVFRKDQRHRPMLIGGVKPNLGHGEASSGLLSIMKASLSLERRQIPATISVKQINPKIKTEEWGVEIVTRMTDFPSECSPRRISINSFGFGGANAHGILEEPGRQTNKVSCRQAMPRRGDLTGTMNGQSDSRISNGINGFNGHNVSSSMPYLLPLSANKLSSLQGRVERLSKVDFSAVSIADLAYTLGQRRSHLGLRGYVIARQATLAQDFHVENFTLADSDRNLTDNKFAFVFTGQGAQWKGMARELLHFPIFADTIRQLDHELSTLAYAPEWKICDVLMDDSEDCPLNLAAFAQPITTAVQIGLVNVLRSWSILPQGVIGHSSGEIAAGYAAGLLTAREAIIIAYYRGYSVTSSAPEGAMAAVGLHCDDAHEWITRFDFNANLKVACINSPQSVTISGDSECIDTILASLRAEGVFARKLKTDGKAYHSHHMAVIGTMYEKLLKKALSFEKQASLDLEQQDIHMYSTVVCEEVQSKAVRTAAYWRANLESPVRFSEGLTFLSEMMGQCTFVELGPHAALKLPIMQTLGKSTSYLATLNRGQDSSVSLLNVVGQLFVQGFKVDFSKFNHTCTHDTPRFIYDLPTYPWHYEKPPWNESRISREWRNTTHPRHELLGREVPGGNKTTFGWRNLLQVENVPWLRDHKLGDTVVFPATGYLSMAVEALMQKALPVGADGAGKSVALRHVDLLKALPLPEQGSVELYTELRPLAISNIRDSKFWWEFQISSISDDGPTVRAKGSIRLEPIAACGTQLPSRECRLAPQSRKLWYESIADSGLAFGPTFQHMHDIHTPDPKGVLYAEARTRTLAPAIEGAQARPRYLIHPVLLDNLFQVALIACTGGFIHSMVGKVPTRLGSVRISLPSSPTDEGAIRSTSKVTGQSTNKIDSALFDGQQKLVAHFKDVDVTAYIGTERMEVRHPITRVTWKPDIAQVHDSATFSSALDHVLCQSDLGSFGSKANMLAALDLIVHKNPDAHILCLSTDLSLITLSFLEVLDASSIYRRFNSFSIGRLSSDGGLEVAEVRNFIMPLGLRSLQYRMASSGDHFGLVILGADIAVVDRLGSHTDGETIFLAPDVDSTRKHDTFSVLSSRSETAKNVHILRPAPTTNGSSTPDFDNVVFICRTPKHPADDHLAGHLSDDLGVPIKPVALTDLADSPIPPNSLVISTAELERSVLAGAVPQGEFDGFKQMIEHAAWIVWITGSGVHEEFNPTLSLFAGFARAVVIEQPSTKIFSLELDPTTDAAGISRHVTKIVQNGKNAINDCEYIDNGSHLLISRIVPDERMNREFRTRQNGLASPMSLGSVGNAALSVRKPGQLSTTQFVKRPYPSLSTLAADEVVVKVSCVGLNAKDVNALSGHVQTTDARCSLECTGHIVAMGSDVRDLNIGDKVAVMYPGYFGTYETVPAWSCVQLRDDEDLRTMASVMMVFSTAMHALYHRANLQPGETILIHSAAGGVGIATIQLAKLIGAEIFATVGTEEKKKYLIEHFGLTPDHIFNSRDSSFASSIKSITNGRGVDVILNSLLGELLHESWDCLADFGRFVEIGKRDLLDQGRLNMEMFSRGTTFTAFDMSMLAESTSPAQHRVYKGLVTRVISLLRSGDIHPIEPLSVFNVSDIVQAFNHFNNAKRMGKIVISFEDQTQMIPVVHEKFSTQLDPHKSYLLVGCLGGLGRSVSKWMMSRGARKFIFLGRSGIQKPAAKRLIEELEERGAQCTVIKGDITNYTDVHEAVAATPTPLGGVIQAAMGLNEAIFKHMPREYWLNGTEAKVQGTWNLHNALSALDKEKELDFFVLTSSISGKLGTATESNYCAANNFLDAFARYRRGLGLKAVSLGLGMVSEVGYLHEHPEIEDLLLRKGIRPLTEDELVQIFDFGLTHPPTSLHPNDLMPQSHILTGLEDTGLQGHRKQGYEGYWQFLSDARFDVLTCALRRNAGKSAQGNSTQASVIQEAITSNDREQLMDAVKVVLVKKLSNIILTPVDKIDVKQPLLDFGMDSMLAAELRQYIFGAMGVDVPFLDLMDKKTSICGLATVVADKLTITSSD; from the exons ATGCAGTTACCCATCGATGAAGCAACGCCATTAGAGAACGGCCATACTGAGACGGCCGCGTCAAATAATAAATCCATTGCTATTGTTGGCATTG GCTGCCGATTCCCTGGCGACATTTCTAGTCCGTCCGAGTTATGGGATTTTCTAGCGGAAGAGCGTTCAGCAGCTGGCAAAGTACCCAAGTCACGGTTTAACGCTGACAGCTTTCACGGGAGCAAGGATGAGCCGTCCACCACAGTAGCATTGGGTGGGTGCTTCCTGCAGGAAGACATTCGAAACTTTGACAACCAGTTCTTTGGCATCCACAACCGGGAAGCTGCGGATATGGATCCACAGCAGCGGAAGCTGCTTGAAGTTGTCTTTGAGAGCTTCGAAAGCGCTGGAGTTACTCTGGACGATGTGTCGGGTGCGAATGTGGGGTGTTATG TCGCTTCATTCACGCCGGATTTTATCGCCATGCAGACCAAAGATGTGGAGAACATGACCAGATTCACTCACCTGGGTATGGGAGCAACACTCCTCGGAAACAGAATTAGCCATGTGTTTAACATGAAAGGGCCGAGTTGCGTGGTAGACACGGCATGCTCTTCGTCCTTCTACGCATTACATATGGCCTGTTCTGCTTTGGAAAACGGCGAGTGTGATGCCGCCGTGGTGGCTGGTGTCAATCTTATTCAGACTCCAGAGGTGCACGTTGGGACCTCACTGGGTGGTGTTCTTTCACCGGCTTCAAAGTGTCAAACGTTTGATTCTTCCGCTGATGG GTACGCTCGAGCCGATGGCGTCGGTGCGCTCTATATCAAGCGACTGGACGATGCCATCCGTGATAAGGATGCGATTCGTTCCATCATCCGCTCAACCGCAGTGAACAGCAACGGCCGAACACCGGGCATCTCACAGCCTAGTGTTGATGGACAGGAGGCGGTTATCCGCAAGGCCTATGCTCGTGCCGGACTGAATCCAAGAGAAACTGCCTACGTCGAGGTCCATGGTACTGGCACAAGTGTCGGAGACCCgattgaagttgaaggacTTTCTCGTGTATTCCGCAAAGATCAGCGCCATCGGCCGATGCTGATCGGTGGTGTCAAGCCGAACCTGGGACACGGCGAGGCTTCGAGTGGTTTGCTCAGCATCATGAAAGCTAGTCTCTCGCTCGAGAGGCGGCAGATTCCTGCTACCATCAGCGTAAAGCAGATTAATCCCAAGATTAAAACAGAAGAATGGGGAGTAGAGATTGTCACTCGCATGACGGACTTCCCATCCGAATGCAGCCCACGCCGTATCAGTATCAATTCGTTCGGCTTTGGCGGCGCCAACGCTCACGGGATTCTGGAAGAGCCCGGTCGTCAGACCAACAAAGTGTCTTGTAGACAGGCTATGCCAAGGAGGGGTGATTTAACAGGCACTATGAATGGCCAGTCTGACAGCCGTATCAGCAATGGCATAAACGGGTTCAACGGACACAATGTGTCCTCTTCGATGCCATATTTGCTCCCATTATCTGCAAACAAGCTATCATCTCTGCAGGGGCGAGTTGAGAGACTGTCTAAAGTGGACTTCTCAGCCGTTTCCATTGCCGATCTTGCCTACACTCTCGGCCAACGGCGGTCGCATCTCGGTCTGCGTGGTTATGTTATTGCCCGACAAGCAACCCTTGCTCAAGATTTCCACGTCGAAAATTTTACACTAGCCGATTCAGACAGAAACCTGACGGATAACAAGTTTGCGTTTGTTTTCACCGGGCAAGGTGCGCAGTGGAAGGGGATGGCCCGCGAGCTCTTACATTTCCCAATCTTCGCAGACACTATTCGGCAGCTCGATCATGAACTAAGCACCTTGGCTTATGCCCCTGAGTGGAAGATATGCGACGTTTTAATGGATGATTCGGAGGACTGTCCATTGAATCTGGCAGCCTTCGCACAACCCATCACCACTGCTGTGCAGATAGGTCTAGTCAACGTCTTGCGATCCTGGTCTATTCTTCCACAGGGCGTCATTGGACACTCATCGGGTGAGATTGCAGCAGGATATGCAGCAGGTCTTCTAACAGCTCGCGAGGCTATTATCATAGCGTATTACAGAGGCTACTCCGTGACAAGCTCAGCGCCTGAAGGTGCAATGGCTGCTGTGGGGCTGCACTGTGATGATGCGCATGAGTGGATCACTAGGTTTGACTTCAATGCGAATCTAAAGGTGGCATGCATCAATTCGCCACAGAGTGTGACAATAAGTGGGGACAGCGAATGCATTGATACTATCTTAGCATCCTTACGGGCTGAAGGTGTGTTTGCTCGTAAGCTGAAGACCGACGGCAAGGCTTATCACTCCCATCACATGGCTGTCATTGGCACCATGTATGAGAAGTTACTGAAGAAGGCTTTGAGCTTTGAGAAGCAAGCTTCCCTTGATCTCGAACAGCAGGACATCCACATGTACTCCACTGTTGTGTGCGAGGAAGTTCAAAGCAAGGCTGTCCGCACAGCAGCGTACTGGCGGGCAAACCTGGAGTCTCCTGTCCGGTTCAGCGAAGGCCTTACATTCCTGTCTGAGATGATGGGCCAGTGTACGTTCGTTGAGCTCGGACCACATGCGGCCCTAAAATTGCCCATCATGCAGACCCTTGGAAAGTCTACTTCCTACCTTGCCACCCTCAACCGAGGACAGGATTCTTCAGTATCGCTACTTAACGTAGTTGGCCAGCTCTTTGTCCAGGGGTTCAAAGTGGACTTCTCAAAGTTTAATCACACATGCACCCATGACACACCTAGATTCATTTATGACTTACCGACGTATCCATGGCACTATGAGAAACCACCGTGGAATGAATCACGGATTAGCCGCGAATGGCGCAATACCACACACCCCAGGCACGAACTCTTAGGAAGAGAGGTGCCTGGCGGAAACAAGACCACGTTTGGATGGCGGAACCTCCTGCAAGTGGAAAATGTTCCATGGCTACGTGACCATAAGCTTGGCGACACAGTTGTCTTTCCAGCCACCGGATACCTATCCATGGCTGTGGAGGCATTGATGCAAAAGGCTTTGCCTGTTGGGGCGGATGGTGCGGGAAAGTCCGTAGCTCTTCGGCATGTCGACTTGTTAAAGGCTCTTCCATTGCCGGAGCAGGGATCAGTCGAGCTCTATACGGAGCTTCGTCCACTCGCAATCTCAAATATCAGAGACTCGAAGTTCTGGTGGGAATTCCAgatatcctccatctctGACGACGGCCCCACTGTTCGGGCCAAAGGCTCGATAAGGCTGGAACCAATAGCTGCGTGCGGTACACAGCTCCCATCCAGAGAATGTCGCCTGGCTCCCCAATCCAGGAAGCTGTGGTATGAGAGTATCGCTGATAGTGGTCTTGCATTTGGACCAACCTTCCAACACATGCACGACATCCACACACCTGATCCCAAAGGCGTATTGTATGCAGAGGCCCGGACACGGACCCTTGCCCCGGCTATTGAGGGAGCACAGGCCCGCCCCCGGTACCTCATACATCCTGTATTGTTGGACAACCTCTTCCAGGTCGCCCTTATTGCATGCACTGGCGGCTTTATCCACTCGATGGTTGGTAAAGTACCCACCAGGCTTGGAAGTGTAAGGATCAGCTTGCCATCTAGCCCTACTGATGAAGGGGCAATTCGCTCTACCTCCAAGGTGACTGGCCAATCTACCAATAAAATCGACAGCGCCTTGTTCGATGGTCAACAGAAGCTGGTGGCGCATTTCAAAGATGTAGACGTCACCGCGTATATAGGAACCGAAAGGATGGAGGTGCGACATCCCATAACGCGAGTGACTTGGAAGCCCGACATTGCTCAAGTACACGATAGTGCCACTTTCTCATCAGCACTTGACCATGTTCTGTGTCAGTCTGATTTGGGGTCTTTCGGGTCCAAGGCCAACATGCTGGCAGCCCTTGACTTGATCGTGCATAAGAACCCAGACGCGCATATCCTATGCCTCTCGACCGACTTATCCCTCATTACGCTGTCATTTTTGGAGGTCCTTGACGCATCAAGTATCTACAGACGTTTCAATTCATTCTCCATTGGGCGCTTATCCTCGGATGGGGGACTTGAAGTTGCTGAGGTCCGCAACTTCATCATGCCCTTAGGGCTTCGATCATTGCAGTATCGGATGGCATCATCAGGTGACCACTTCGGTTTGGTAATTCTAGGGGCCGATATCGCCGTGGTGGATAGGCTAGGCTCCCACACTGATGGCGAGACTATCTTCCTTGCACCTGATGTCGACAGCACCCGGAAGCATGATACATTTTCAGTCCTAAGCTCACGATCGGAAACAGCAAAGAATGTGCATATTCTTCGCCCAGCACCGACAACGAACGGCTCCTCTACTCCAGATTTCGACAACGTTGTGTTCATCTGCCGAACACCGAAACATCCGGCCGATGACCACCTGGCTGGTCATTTGAGTGATGATCTAGGCGTGCCTATTAAGCCAGTCGCTTTAACAGACCTAGCAGACTCGCCAATTCCTCCCAATTCATTGGTAATCTCTACAGCTGAGCTGGAAAGGTCCGTCCTTGCTGGGGCAGTCCCACAGGGGGAGTTTGATGGTTTCAAACAGATGATTGAACACGCAGCATGGATTGTCTGGATTACGGGGTCTGGAGTACATGAGGAATTTAATCCAACACTTTCCCTGTTCGCGGGCTTTGCTCGAGCTGTGGTGATTGAACAACCCTCGACTAAGATCTTCTCACTCGAGTTGGATCCAACAACAGATGCCGCAGGGATTTCACGGCACGTAACAAAGATAGTTCAAAATGGGAAGAATGCGATCAATGATTGCGAGTATATTGACAATGGTTCTCATCTCCTGATCAGTCGCATAGTTCCCGACGAGCGCATGAACAGAGAATTCCGTACACGACAAAACGGGCTCGCATCTCCTATGTCACTCGGAAGTGTTGGAAATGCTGCTTTGTCTGTGCGAAAACCTGGCCAGCTGAGCACGACACAGTTTGTTAAACGGCCTTACCCAAGCCTTTCGACTTTGGCCGCTGATGAGGTGGTCGTTAAGGTCTCTTGTGTTGGTCTTAATGCCAAAGATGTTAACGCACTCTCAGGTCATGTCCAGACTACAGATGCACGGTGTAGCTTGGAATGCACAGGTCACATTGTTGCTATGGGCTCTGACGTGCGCGACCTTAATATCGGGGACAAAGTGGCTGTCATGTATCCTGGTTACTTCGGCACATACGAGACCGTTCCAGCCTGGAGCTGTGTTCAGCTTCGCGATGACGAGGATCTGCGCACCATGGCATCTGTCATGATGGTCTTCTCGACGGCCATGCATGCCCTTTACCACCGAGCCAATCTCCAACCCGGGGAAACGATCCTCATCCACTCCGCCGCAGGAGGTGTTGGTATTGCCACAATACAACTAGCCAAACTGATAGGCGCTGAGATCTTCGCGACCGTCGGGacggaggagaaaaaaaaatatttaatcgAGCACTTCGGACTCACCCCCGACCATATATTCAACTCCCGCGACTCGAGCTTTGCGTCGAGCATCAAGTCCATCACAAATGGACGCGGAGTCGACGTCATCCTAAACTCGCTACTGGGCGAACTCCTGCACGAAAGCTGGGATTGTCTGGCAGATTTCGGCCGCTTTGTTGAAATCGGTAAACGGGACCTTCTTGACCAGGGCCGTCTCAATATGGAAATGTTCTCCCGCGGAACAACCTTCACGGCCTTTGATATGAGCATGCTAGCCGAATCGACATCTCCAGCACAGCACCGGGTTTATAAGGGTCTAGTGACTCGCGTCATCTCGCTCTTGCGAAGTGGGGATATCCATCCTATTGAGCCACTATCCGTATTCAACGTTTCAGACATAGTACAGGCTTTTAACCACTTCAACAACGCAAAGCGCATGGGTAAGATTGTTATATCCTTCGAGGACCAGACCCAGATGATACCAGTCGTGCATGAGAAGTTCTCAACGCAGCTAGATCCCCATAAGAGCTACCTGCTCGTTGGATGCCTCGGCGGTCTAGGCCGCAGCGTATCAAAATGGATGATGAGCAGAGGCGCACGCAaattcatcttcctcgggCGCTCAGGAATCCAGAAACCAGCCGCCAAGCGTCTGATTGAAGAACTAGAGGAACGCGGCGCACAATGCACCGTCATCAAAGGTGACATCACAAACTACACAGACGTCCACGAAGCGGTCGCAGCCACACCAACACCCCTCGGAGGTGTCATCCAAGCAGCGATGGGGCTCAACGAAGCCATCTTCAAACACATGCCACGGGAATACTGGCTCAACGGCACCGAAGCCAAAGTCCAAGGAACATGGAATCTCCACAACGCTCTCTCCGCCCTAgacaaagagaaggaacTCGACTTCTTCGTTTTAACCAGCTCCATATCCGGGAAACTAGGCACAGCGACCGAAAGCAACTACTGCGCGGCCAACAACTTCCTGGACGCATTTGCGCGGTACCGGCGTGGACTAGGCTTGAAAGCCGTCTCCCTTGGTTTAGGAATGGTCTCCGAGGTCGGGTATTTGCACGAGCATCCGGAGATCGAGGACTTGCTTCTCCGTAAGGGTATCCGGCCTCTCACAGAAGACGAACTAGTTCAGATCTTTGACTTTGGGCTCACTCATCCTCCTACTTCGCTTCATCCCAATGATCTCATGCCTCAGTCACATATTCTGACGGGGCTGGAGGATACGGGTCTACAGGGTCACCGCAAGCAGGGCTATGAGGGGTACTGGCAGTTTCTGAGCGATGCGCGGTTCGATGTGTTGACGTGTGCGCTCAGGCGTAATGCGGGGAAGTCTGCTCAGGGAAATAGCACGCAAGCGTCGGTTATCCAGGAGGCGATTACCTCGAATGACAGAGAGCAACTCATGGATGCGGTGAAGGTTGTTCTGGTGAAGAAACTTTCTAATATCATCCTGACACCGGTGGATAAGATTGATGTCAAGCAGCCTTTACTGGATTTTGGGATGGATAGTATGTTGGCGGCAGAGCTCCGCCAGTATATCTTTGGTGCCATGGGGGTAGATGTGCCATTCTTGGATCTGATGGATAAGAAAACGAGTATATGCGGACTGGCAACCGTGGTCGCAGACAAATTGACGATTACTAGCAGTGACTAG
- a CDS encoding extracellular triacylglycerol lipase — MITILYQVILCFLVTSESLIKLTSASDISEETFQDLQRAAKLSSAAYANCDTNAYDITITKHINDIATGTQGYIGYSTSRKTISLVFRGSTTVIDFVNDLDSTTVSPTIPDTHFPTGAKIMQGIHRPWLAVHNDVISEIRNLLGQYPEYSLEPMGHSLGGSLTYLAYIVLKQSFPHSNITGYALAAFPIGNQEFADLGTMQGGNMFRGNSKGDGTPNEYVNQPWNFKHYGVEYYSDGSREGTIQCQGNEDQACSAGNGLNFPTVAHFHLFGVDFGLLGSKSKCN; from the exons AtgattactattctatatcaGGTGATTTTATGCTTCCTAGTGACTTCTGAGTCCTTGATAAAGCTCACCTCTGCATCTGATATATCAGAAG AAACATTCCAAGACTTACAACGCGCAGCAAAGCTCTCATCAGCAGCCTATGCAAACTGTGATACGAATGCCTACGATATTACGATCACAAAGCATATCAATGACATCGCGACAGGGACTCAG GGCTACATTGGGTATTCGACAAGCAGGAAAACCATCTCGCTCGTTTTCCGAGGCTCCACGACCG TTATTGACTTTGTCAATGACCTCGATTCAACAACCGTGTCGCCTACAATTCCAGATACACATTTCCCGACCGGTGCGAAAATCATGCAAGGAATTCACCGTCCATGGCTAGCAGTGCACAATGATGTTATTTCTGAAATTCGTAATCTGCTAGGGCAGTATCCAGAATATTCACTGGAGCCAATGGGTCACTCACTTGGTGGCTCATTAACATATCTGGCCTATATTGTTCTCAAGCAGAGCTTTCCCCATAGCAACATCACGGGCTATGCCTTGGCGGCCTTTCCAATCGGCAACCAGGAATTTGCTGATCTCGGAACTATGCAGGGGGGAAATATGTTCCGAGGAAATAGCAAGGGCGATGGGACACCT AATGAATACGTTAACCAACCATGGAATTTCAAGCACTATGGCGTG GAATATTATAGCGATGGTTCAAGAGAAGGAACTATTCAATGCCAGGGAAATGAGGATCAAGCGTGCTCAGCAGGGAATGGACTTAATTTCCCGACTGTGGCTCACTTTCACCTCTTTGGTGTTGATTTTGGTCTACTTGGCTCGAAGTCCAAAtgtaattaa